A section of the Cryobacterium soli genome encodes:
- a CDS encoding FhaA domain-containing protein, with protein sequence MGILDSFEKGLERAVNGAFAKTFKSGVQPVEITSALRRELDTKAAVVARDRILAPNRFTVRLAQADFRRITDLGPALVDELIQLVQQHAASQGYQFTGAVTIDFENDPGLSEGMVQVDSTSVKGTVAWTPVLDINGHRHALVKSRTVIGRGSDADITIDDTGTSRRHVEIIWDGARAQVRDLGSTNGSQLNGAPVKQAILEPDSVITIGRTRIVFRVVAQAGSDPAPRRTDDATQRHDIGGFWGPNT encoded by the coding sequence GTGGGCATACTGGATAGCTTTGAGAAAGGTCTTGAGCGCGCCGTAAACGGCGCCTTCGCCAAGACCTTCAAGTCGGGCGTGCAGCCGGTGGAGATCACCTCAGCGCTGCGTCGTGAGCTCGACACCAAAGCCGCCGTCGTGGCCCGCGACCGTATCCTGGCGCCGAACCGCTTCACTGTGCGACTGGCCCAGGCCGACTTCCGCCGCATCACCGATCTGGGCCCGGCGCTCGTCGACGAACTCATCCAGTTGGTGCAGCAGCACGCCGCCTCGCAGGGGTATCAGTTCACCGGTGCCGTGACGATCGACTTCGAGAACGACCCGGGCCTGAGCGAGGGAATGGTGCAGGTGGATTCCACCAGCGTCAAGGGCACTGTCGCCTGGACCCCGGTTCTCGACATCAACGGCCACCGGCACGCTCTGGTCAAGTCCCGCACCGTGATCGGCCGCGGGTCTGATGCCGACATCACCATCGACGACACCGGCACCTCCCGCAGGCACGTCGAGATCATCTGGGACGGCGCCCGCGCCCAGGTGCGCGACCTCGGCTCCACCAATGGTTCCCAGCTGAACGGCGCCCCCGTCAAGCAGGCCATCCTCGAACCCGACTCGGTGATCACAATCGGTCGCACCCGCATCGTCTTCAGGGTCGTCGCCCAGGCCGGCTCCGATCCGGCGCCTCGCCGCACCGACGACGCCACCCAGCGGCACGACATAGGCGGATTCTGGGGGCCGAACACATGA
- a CDS encoding aldo/keto reductase, with protein sequence MKTFTMPGTDIVAPNVLLGLMRIADKTDDEVRELVRTARDSGIDFLDHADVYGNELHGCERRFAEAMQLTPSQRDALTIQTKTGIVGENGPYFDFSYEHIIESVDGSLAALDTDRIDILLLHRPDALVEPEEVARAFDELEAAGKVRAFGVSNHTPRQIDLLRKYVRQPIVANQLQLSITHSPIIAQGVSANMADEEQSVTLDGGGILDYCRLNDITVQAWSPFQAGFFNGVFLGNEKYPELNAVIDRLAAAYGVPPIAIATAWITRHPAQMQVVLGTTSPERVAGAAQGSDLRLSRAEWYDLFRAAGKLVP encoded by the coding sequence GTGAAGACATTCACCATGCCCGGAACCGACATCGTCGCGCCCAACGTGCTGCTCGGCCTGATGCGCATCGCCGACAAGACCGACGACGAGGTACGGGAACTCGTACGCACCGCTCGGGACTCCGGTATCGATTTCCTCGACCACGCCGACGTGTACGGGAACGAGCTGCACGGCTGTGAGCGCCGGTTCGCCGAAGCGATGCAGCTGACGCCGTCCCAGCGCGACGCGCTGACCATCCAGACCAAGACCGGGATCGTGGGGGAGAACGGGCCGTACTTCGACTTCTCCTACGAGCACATCATCGAGTCGGTGGACGGCTCGCTGGCGGCGCTGGACACCGACCGGATCGACATCCTGTTGCTGCACCGGCCCGACGCGCTGGTGGAGCCCGAGGAGGTCGCCCGTGCCTTCGACGAGTTGGAGGCCGCCGGCAAGGTGCGCGCGTTCGGCGTGTCCAACCACACCCCGCGCCAGATCGACCTGCTGCGGAAGTACGTGCGCCAGCCGATTGTGGCCAACCAGCTGCAGCTGTCGATCACCCACTCGCCGATCATCGCGCAGGGGGTGTCGGCGAACATGGCCGACGAGGAGCAGTCGGTGACCCTCGACGGCGGCGGGATCCTGGACTACTGCCGGCTGAACGACATCACCGTGCAGGCGTGGTCGCCGTTCCAGGCGGGTTTCTTCAACGGGGTCTTCCTCGGCAACGAGAAGTACCCGGAACTCAACGCGGTCATCGACCGGCTCGCCGCCGCCTACGGCGTGCCGCCGATCGCCATCGCCACGGCGTGGATCACCCGGCACCCCGCGCAGATGCAGGTTGTGCTCGGCACCACCAGCCCCGAGCGGGTCGCGGGAGCCGCCCAGGGCTCCGACCTGCGACTGAGCCGGGCGGAGTGGTACGACCTCTTCCGGGCCGCCGGCAAGCTGGTGCCCTGA
- a CDS encoding FHA domain-containing protein FhaB/FipA: MNPSELTLLVLRLAFLLVLWLFIFGIVYALRSDLFGQRVRKLSTDTPPAAAVPFATPPPAPVPAGAFAQAPAASASAPTEQLSRPKLAQPVAGPDKATTQTATRLVITSGPKAGTEFPLGSEPITIGRSSDSSLVIRDDYTSTHHARLMLWHDDWMVQDLDSTNGTFLDGKRVAVPTSVPLNTTVKIGATSFELRR; encoded by the coding sequence ATGAACCCCAGCGAACTGACCCTGCTCGTCCTGCGCCTGGCGTTCCTGCTCGTGCTCTGGCTGTTCATCTTCGGCATCGTCTATGCGCTGCGCAGCGACCTGTTCGGTCAACGGGTGCGGAAGCTCTCGACCGACACACCGCCCGCGGCCGCCGTGCCCTTCGCCACCCCGCCGCCCGCCCCGGTTCCCGCCGGAGCGTTCGCGCAGGCGCCGGCCGCCAGCGCGTCGGCGCCCACCGAGCAGCTCTCCCGGCCCAAGCTGGCCCAGCCCGTCGCCGGGCCGGACAAGGCGACCACCCAGACCGCGACCCGCCTGGTGATCACCTCGGGGCCCAAGGCGGGCACCGAGTTCCCGCTCGGCTCCGAGCCCATCACGATCGGCCGCTCAAGCGACTCGAGTCTCGTCATCCGTGACGACTACACCTCCACCCACCACGCGCGCCTGATGCTCTGGCACGATGACTGGATGGTGCAGGACCTCGACTCCACCAACGGCACCTTCCTCGACGGAAAACGCGTGGCGGTGCCCACGTCGGTGCCGCTGAACACCACCGTCAAGATCGGCGCGACCAGCTTCGAGCTCCGGCGGTAG